In Zingiber officinale cultivar Zhangliang chromosome 8B, Zo_v1.1, whole genome shotgun sequence, a single genomic region encodes these proteins:
- the LOC122017657 gene encoding WEB family protein At1g75720-like: MEVHGHASSLPKVQGEVETVRPFRSVKEAVAVFGEQQQQHFLTGSASSQKANNTRPKVNSILRPIQSKPIHSSVSSSPNSCPSSSETTAFGFLRKLEAEVEEIKRELIHMKERESETSKAIATLSCQLQNRSSKLEATESSLSVDQWQEIRAANLEERFEYLPSLREALSIAEMEDQFGRRRRIKVQKKKKKKPIVPLVSEIFHRKKRDANGDLTSSFYSTRSSIYSFT; the protein is encoded by the coding sequence ATGGAAGTCCATGGCCATGCATCCTCTCTTCCAAAGGTGCAAGGAGAGGTGGAGACCGTTCGCCCCTTCCGATCAGTTAAGGAGGCCGTTGCCGTCTTCGgcgaacaacaacaacaacacttTCTCACCGGCAGTGCTTCTTCTCAGAAGGCCAACAACACTAGGCCCAAAGTGAACTCCATTCTCAGGCCAATTCAATCAAAGCCAATCCACTCCAGTGTTTCCTCCTCCCCGAATTCCTGCCCTTCTTCTTCGGAGACGACTGCCTTCGGCTTTCTGCGAAAATTGGAGGCCGAAGTCGAGGAGATAAAGCGGGAGCTGATTCATATGAAGGAGAGGGAGTCTGAAACAAGCAAAGCAATTGCCACTCTCAGTTGCCAACTACAAAACAGAAGCTCCAAATTAGAAGCAACAGAGAGTTCTCTGTCAGTAGACCAGTGGCAAGAGATCAGAGCAGCAAATTTAGAAGAAAGGTTCGAGTATCTACCGAGTTTGCGCGAAGCATTAAGCATCGCCGAGATGGAAGACCAATTTGGCAGGAGGAGACGGATTAAGgtgcagaagaagaagaagaagaagcccatTGTGCCACTGGTAAGTGAAATCTTCCACAGGAAGAAAAGAGACGCCAATGGAGATCTCACCAGCTCTTTCTACAGTACTCGTTCCTCCATTTACAGCTTCACTTAG